A portion of the Thunnus albacares chromosome 23, fThuAlb1.1, whole genome shotgun sequence genome contains these proteins:
- the c23h11orf98 gene encoding uncharacterized protein C11orf98 homolog has protein sequence MSPPGGKINRPKTELGKKLFKRRRVLSRDKRKKRQIVGAVVDQGLITVHHLKKRKSSPRANITLSGKKKRKLLKQLQHLQQEKAGMEVEAAAEQPKKQDSSSAPIKKKKKKTAGSQEDVEMADIE, from the exons ATGTCTCCTCCAGGAGGGAAGATAAACAGACCCAAAACG GAGTTGGGGAAGAAGCTTTTCAAGCGGCGGCGTGTTCTCAgcagagacaagaggaagaaaCGGCAGATAGTCGGAGCCGTGGTCGACCAGGGCCTCATCACCGTCCATCACCTGAAGAAGAGAAA GTCGAGTCCAAGAGCGAACATCACTCTGTCCGGGAAGAAGAAGCGAAAGCTGCTCAAACAGCTGCAGCACCTGCAGCAGGAGAAGGCCGGCATGGAAG TCGAAGCTGCAGCGGAACAGCCGAAGAAACAGGACTCGTCGTCTGCTCCgattaagaagaagaagaagaaaaccgCTGGATCCCAGGAGGACGTAGAGATGGCAGACATTGAATGA